A genomic region of Trifolium pratense cultivar HEN17-A07 linkage group LG3, ARS_RC_1.1, whole genome shotgun sequence contains the following coding sequences:
- the LOC123917496 gene encoding uncharacterized protein LOC123917496 — protein sequence MDTTRHSTLKFALLVALIIVSSDMCMEYVEGGINAEIVTSQRGTNCKVDCPRSCQDDNICANCCNCLIGVYGIPVCRKGVCTCLIYPPTSQFNNIPNPLPTISN from the exons ATGGACACCACAAGACATTCTACTCTCAAGTTTGCATTGTTGGTTGCTTTGATCATCGTTTCTTCAG ATATGTGCATGGAATATGTAGAAGGAGGAATCAATGCTGAGATCGTAACCTCACAAAGGGGTACAAATTGCAAGGTAGATTGTCCACGCTCATGTCAAGATGATAATATATGTGCAAATTGTTGTAATTGTCTGATAGGTGTTTATGGTATTCCTGTTTGTAGAAAAGGTGTATGCACATGTTTAATATATCCACCAACCAGCCAATTCAATAATATTCCTAATCCATTACCCAcaatttcaaattga